From the Daucus carota subsp. sativus chromosome 8, DH1 v3.0, whole genome shotgun sequence genome, one window contains:
- the LOC108199177 gene encoding organic cation/carnitine transporter 1 encodes MEENASSQEQGKERELKLELKVDQVIEEYVGSLGFSQILHVFLVSIAWIFDAQNTLVTIFTDAKPPAWSNGGHVSSVCGLPDGSWWWVGGNESSIIAEWNLVCGRKFLAAAPASLFFFGSVLGAAFYGWIGDEVLGRKKTVLLSCILTSITTFLTSISPNIWVYALLRFASGFVRCGIGICCLVLATEAVGRKWRGQVGQYGFFLFTVGFLTLPLVAYPYRTSWRKIYRVLSILPLVYSLLIIPLVSESPRWLAVKGRNKEALDVLGRYARLNGKKLPPNLYLSEPSFGKTGGQAKTSIWSAKWATARMILVMIAGFGIGCVYYGIQLNVENLNFNLYISVMINALMEIPAMAIGTILLSYTNRRPQLSGSAFIAGVSSIICISLSRELPRDKSKGSWTQLSIEVVGLMAASRAFDMLYIVCLELFPTYVRNFAVSLLRQSLMLGASVSPLLVALGRVSPSLSFLSFGILSVCSGLLCLYLPETKDAPLYETLEQQEEEEKLKSFATDSLDLEKFEVESFVVASDMAE; translated from the exons ATGGAAGAAAATGCAAGTTCACAAGAACAAGGAAAAGAAAGAGAATTAAAGCTAGAATTAAAAGTGGATCAAGTGATCGAAGAGTACGTGGGTTCACTCGGATTCTCCCAAATCTTGCATGTTTTTCTCGTCTCGATCGCTTGGATTTTCGATGCGCAGAACACTCTGGTCACTATTTTTACCGATGCTAAGCCGCCTGCATGGAGCAATGGAGGACACGTGTCGTCGGTGTGTGGGTTGCCGGACGGCAGCTGGTGGTGGGTCGGCGGGAATGAGAGCTCTATTATTGCTGAATGGAACCTTGTTTGTGGCAGGAAATTTCTCGCGGCAGCTCCGGCttctctcttcttctttggctCTGTTCTTG GGGCAGCATTCTATGGCTGGATTGGAGATGAAGTGCTGGGGAGGAAGAAAACAGTACTACTCTCCTGTATACTAACTTCTATAACAACTTTCCTCACTTCAATCTCACCAAATATATGGGTATACGCTTTGCTTCGCTTTGCAAGTGGCTTTGTGAGATGTGGGATTGGTATATGCTGCCTTGTACTAGCCACAGAAGCTGTTGGCCGCAAGTGGCGTGGCCAAGTAGGGCAGTATGGATTCTTCCTCTTTACTGTTGGATTTCTTACTCTCCCTCTGGTTGCTTATCCTTACAGAACCAGCTGGAGAAAGATATATCGTGTATTATCCATTCTTCCTTTGGTGTATTCATTACTCATTATCCCTCTTGTGTCGGAGTCACCACGTTGGCTGGCTGTCAAAGGAAGAAACAAAGAAGCTCTTGATGTTCTTGGAAGGTATGCAAGGCTTAATGGTAAGAAGCTACCACCAAATTTATATCTTTCGGAGCCATCCTTTGGGAAAACAGGCGGGCAGGCTAAAACAAGCATATGGTCTGCTAAATGGGCTACTGCAAGAATGATCTTAGTCATGATAGCTGGATTTGGTATCGGGTGTGTTTACTATGGGATCCAACTTAATGTGGAGAATTTGAACTTTAATCTTTACATATCAGTTATGATCAATGCACTTATGGAGATTCCAGCCATGGCTATCGGCACCATACTCTTGAGCTATACAAACCGTCGTCCACAGCTTTCTGGATCAGCCTTCATTGCTGGTGTTTCATCTATCATTTGCATTTCTCTTTCCAGAGAGTTGCCTAGAGATAAATCAAAAGGTAGCTGGACTCAATTGAGTATTGAAGTGGTTGGATTAATGGCTGCTTCAAGAGCTTTCGACATGTTATATATTGTTTGCTTGGAGCTATTCCCAACCTATGTAAGAAACTTTGCTGTTTCTCTGTTACGACAATCCCTGATGCTGGGGGCTTCTGTTTCTCCTCTGCTTGTAGCACTTGGTAGGGTAAGCCCGTCTCTTTCCTTCCTCAGTTTCGGCATTCTTTCAGTCTGTAGTGGCCTATTATGCTTGTATCTTCCCGAAACTAAGGATGCACCATTATATGAGACACTAGAGCAACAAGAAGAAGAGGAGAAGCTAAAGTCTTTTGCTACGGATTCTTTAGACTTGGAAAAATTTGAAGTAGAAAGTTTTGTGGTAGCTAGCGATATGGCAGAATAA
- the LOC108197288 gene encoding probable ATP-dependent DNA helicase CHR12 — MATAVNEEETQQPDASSIEGIEETKTLICALNLLSRNLPLPSHILQAVSRIYSDPLPGDADGGSRVAADENVDAPGDSSVGGDLISELEDTLAKHRLDCMSGFELTALKENRLKSNIQHRISELEELPTSRGEDLQSKCLLELYGLKLADFQSKVRSDLCKEYGLRMNCASPEKQLFDWGMMRLRRPLYGVGNAFLMEADDTMKKKWEAERLSRLEEEEKNRIESRQRKFFAEILDAARELQLQIQATHKRRKQRNDGIQSWHGRQRQRATRAEKLRIQALKADDQEAYMRMVEESKNERLTMLLGKTNELLVRLGAAVQRQKDAEHDGIEPLNELEANMPDYSPSKTGILAGSKEEDDIIDMEPHQDVKPGDLLEGQRQYNSVIHSIQEKVIEQPSMLQGGELRAYQLEGLQWMLSLFNNNLNGILADEMGLGKTIQTISLIAYLMENKNVAGPHLIVAPKAVLPNWIAEFSTWVPSIVAVHYDGRMEERRVLRETYSGEGKFNVLVTHYDMIMRDKAFLKKIHWHYMIVDEGHRLKNHESALARTIDSGYKIRRRLLLTGTPIQNSLQELWSLLNFLLPNIFNSVENFEEWFNAPFADRCDVSLTDEEELLVIRRLHHVIRPFILRRKKEEVEKYLPQKSQVILKCDMSAWQKVYYHQVTDVGRVGLGSGTGKSKSLQNLTMQLRKCCNHPYLFVGDYNIWRKEEIVRASGKFELLDRLLPKLYKAGHRVLLFSQMTRLMDILGVYLELHGFKFLRLDGSTKTDERGTLLKQFNAPDSPYFMFLLSTRAGGLGLNLQTADTVIIFDSDWNPQMDQQAEDRAHRIGQKKEVRVFVLVSVGSIEEVILERAKQKMGIDAKVIQAGLFNTTSTAQDRREMLEDIMRRGTNSLGRDVPSEREINRLAARSEEEFWMFEKMDEERRQKENYRSRLMEENEVPDWAYAQPDPKDTRGKGFDYESANVSGKRRRKSIVYADTLSESQWIKAVEYGEPVSKRTGKRKMKEHLPPPSYQLAYDDVLEDKRVVELKSEHVPIPNERLPEITSGMVPRRSRSISMSEVSNSQDSEVPGSDDDNSKGNMLTWKIHRKKRSSLA, encoded by the exons ATGGCCACTGCGGTGAATGAAGAAGAAACACAACAGCCAGACGCGAGCTCAATCGAAGGGATTGAAGAGACGAAGACGCTGATTTGCGCTCTCAATCTCCTCTCTCGCAATCTCCCCCTTCCCTCTCACATTTTGCAGGCGGTTTCGAGAATTTACTCCGATCCTCTCCCCGGTGACGCCGACGGTGGATCTCGCGTCGCGGCGGATGAGAATGTCGATGCTCCG GGTGATTCTTCAGTTGGAGGAGATTTGATATCAGAGCTTGAGGATACCTTGGCAAAGCATCGGTTAGATTGCATGTCAGGTTTCGAATTGACAGCATTGAAGGAAAATCGTTTAAAGAGCAACATACAACATCGCATATCCGAACTCGAAG AGTTGCCTACAAGTAGAGGCGAGGACCTGCAGTCGAAGTGTTTGCTTGAACTCTATGGGCTAAAG CTGGCGGACTTTCAAAGCAAGGTTCGCTCAGATCTGTGTAAAGAGTACGGGCTTCGCATGAATTGTGCTTCTCCTGAAAAGCAGTTGTTTGATTGGGGAATGATGCGTTTACGTCGTCCTTTATATGGCGTGGGAAATGCTTTTCTTATGGAAGCTGATGATACCATGAAAAAGAAATGGGAAGCTGAG AGATTGTCTAGGTTGGAGGAGGAGGAAAAGAACAGAATCGAGAGTAGGCAACGCAAATTCTTTGCAGAGATACTTGATGCAGCCCGTGAATTGCAATTACAAATACAGGCTACTCACAAGCGCCGAAAGCAAAGGAACGATGGCATTCAG TCATGGCATGGAAGGCAACGACAGCGTGCGACTCGTGCAGAAAAATTGAGAATTCAAGCTTTAAAAGCTGATGATCAGGAAGCGTATATGAGGATGGTTGAAGAGAGCAAAAATGAAAGGTTAACAATGCTTCTTGGGAAGACAAATGAGTTGCTTGTTCGCCTGGGTGCTGCAGTTCAACGTCAAAAAGATGCAGAGCATGACGGTATTGAACCCTTGAATGAATTAGAAGCGAACATGCCTGATTATTCTCCTTCGAAGACTGGAATATTAGCGGGATCCAAGGAAGAGGATGATATAATTGACATGGAACCTCATCAAGATGTAAAGCCTGGTGATTTACTTGAAGGTCAACGGCAGTACAATTCAGTTATTCATTCGATACAGGAGAAG GTGATAGAGCAGCCATCCATGCTTCAGGGTGGAGAACTAAGAGCGTACCAGTTAGAAGGGCTTCAATGGATGCTGTCTTTGTTTAATAACAATCTGAATGGTATATTGGCAGATGAGATGGGGTtgggtaagacaatccaaaccATCTCTCTGATTGCATATCTTATGGAGAACAAGAATGTGGCTGGACCACACTTGATTGTGGCCCCAAAGGCTGTACTACCAAATTGGATAGCTGAATTCTCTACTTGGGTTCCCAG CATTGTTGCTGTTCATTATGATGGACGTATGGAGGAGCGAAGGGTACTGAGGGAAACATATTCAGGAGAGGggaaatttaatgttttggttaCCCATTATGATATGATTATGAGAGATAAAGCCTTTCTGAAAAAAATTCACTGGCACTACATGATTGTTGACGAAGGACACCGGCTTAAAAATCATGAATCTGCTTTAGCAAGGACTATTGACTCTGG TTACAAGATACGAAGGAGACTTCTGCTGACTGGAACCCCAATACAGAATAGTTTACAAGAGTTATGGTCACTGCTTAATTTTCTCCTTCCAAACATTTTTAATTCAGTTGAGAATTTCGAGGAGTGGTTTAATGCTCCCTTTGCAGATCGATGTGATGTTTCTCTAACAGATGAAGAAGAGTTATTGGTGATTCGGCGTTTGCATCAT GTTATAAGGCCATTCATATTGAGAAGGAAGAAAGAAGAGGTGGAAAAGTACCTTCCCCAGAAGTCTCAGGTCATACTTAAATGTGACATGTCAGCCTGGCAGAAAGTATACTATCACCAAGTCACCGATGTGGGGAGAGTTGGACTGGGTTCTG GTACCGGGAAGTCTAAGAGCCTGCAGAACTTGACAATGCAGCTTAGGAAGTGCTGTAATCATCCCTACCTTTTTGTTGGCGATTATAATATCTGGCGGAAGGAGGAAATTGTTAGAGCTTCTGGAAAATTCGAACTCCTAGATCGTTTACTTCCTAAACTGTACAAAGCGGGGCACAGGGTACTCCTTTTCTCACAAATGACTCGTCTTATGGACATTCTTGGAGTTTATCTCGAACTTCATGGCTTTAAGTTTCTTAGACTTGACGGCTCAACAAAAACTGATGAGAGGGGAACTCTGCTAAAGCAATTCAATGCCCCAGACTCTCCTTATTTCATGTTTCTATTAAGTACACGTGCTGGAGGTCTTGGCCTGAACTTGCAGACAGCAGATACTGTAATTATTTTTGACAGTGACTGGAATCCACAAATGGACCAACAAGCAGAGGATAGAGCGCATCGTATTGGGCAAAAGAAGGAAGTCAGAGTTTTTGTACTAGTCAGTGTCGGTTCAATTGAAGAGGTAATCTTGGAACGTGCAAAGCAAAAGATGGGTATTGATGCAAAGGTTATTCAGGCAGGACTGTTTAATACAACGTCCACAG ctcaagataggaGAGAGATGTTGGAGGATATTATGCGTAGAGGTACAAACTCACTTGGAAGAGATGTGCCAAGCGAGAGAGAGATTAACCGTCTTGCAGCTAGATCAGAAGAAGAATTCTGGATGTTTGAGAAAATGGATGAAGAAAGAAGGCAGAAAGAGAATTACAGATCTCGTCTCATGGAAGAGAATGAGGTACCAGATTGGGCATATGCTCAACCTGACCCAAAGGACACTAGGGGTAAAGGATTTGATTATGAGAGTGCCAATGTCAGTGGAAAGAGACGCAGGAAGTCGATTGTTTATGCTGATACACTTAGCGAATCGCAGTGGATAAAGGCTGTGGAATATGGAGAACCAGTATCCAAGCGTACAGGTAAAAGAAAGATGAAGGAGCATCTTCCTCCACCAAGCTATCAACTAGCCTATGATGATGTCCTGGAAGATAAGAGAGTAGTAGAATTGAAGAGTGAACATGTGCCTATTCCGAATGAAAGACTTCCGGAAATTACCTCTGGCATGGTCCCAAGGAGGTCCAGGTCCATATCCATGTCTGAGGTATCAAATTCCCAAGACAGTGAAGTTCCAGGTTCCGATGATGATAATTCGAAGGGAAACATGCTGACATGGAAGATCCATAGGAAAAAGAGGTCTAGCTTAGCATAA
- the LOC108199866 gene encoding NEDD8-activating enzyme E1 catalytic subunit isoform X1: protein MAEQLSNSRSRDLDKLLLRPGNLVGPTFEPGADLRNDLQEYAKVLVVGAGGLGCELLKDLAFSGFKNLEVIDMDRIDVSNLNRQFLFRFEDVGKPKAEVAAKRVMERVSGVNIVPHFCRIEDKELEFYSDFSIIALGLDSVEARSYINSVACSFLEYDADDNPREDTLKPMVDGGTEGFKGHARVIMPGVTPCFECTIWLFPPQVKFPLCTLAETPRTAAHCIEYAHLIKWDEVHGGKAFDPDDPEHMQWIYSEAVKRAELFGIPGVTYTLTQGVVKNIIPAIASTNAIISAACALETLKIASGCSKTLSNYLTYNGAEGLHTKVTEFVRDKDCLVCGPGILIQLDTSVTLKKFIDQLEDHPKLHLSRVSVTYRGKNLYMQVPAVLEEMTRSNLDKPLYELMDKCGKDVVHVTGAAGKSGAKQSCLRKLRIVFKGIDGVVDMDVANGA from the exons ATGGCGGAGCAACTCAGCAACAGCAGATCACGTGATCTCGACAAGCTTCTCCTTCGTCCCGGCAATCTCGTCGGCCCCACTTTCGAACCTGGAGCTGAT CTGAGGAATGATCTTCAAGAGTATGCTAAAGTGTTGGTTGTTGGAGCGGGTGGATTGGGTTGTGAGTTGCTCAAGGATTTGGCCTTTTCGGGGTTCAAGAACCTGGAAGTTATCGATATGGACCGGATTGATGTATCTAATTTGAACCGACAGTTTCTGTTTAG GTTTGAGGATGTTGGAAAGCCAAAGGCTGAGGTGGCTGCAAAACGGGTCATGGAGAGAGTTAGTGGTGTTAATATTGTCCCTCATTTTTGTCGAATTGAGGATAAAGAGCTAGAGTTTTATAGTGATTTCAGTATTATCGCTCTTGGTCTTGATTCCGTTGAGGCACGAAGCTACATAAATTCTGTTGCTTGCAGTTTTCTAG AGTATGATGCTGATGACAACCCAAGGGAAGATACATTGAAACCTATGGTAGATGGTGGAACTGAAGGATTTAAGGGTCATGCAAGGGTTATTATGCCAGGGGTCACACCATGCTTTGAATGTACCATTTGGCTTTTCCCGCCACAAGTCAAGTTTCCTTTATGCACACTTGCAGAAACTCCTCGAACTGCAGCTCATTGTATTGAGTACGCCCATCTGATTAAGTGGGATGAG GTTCATGGTGGTAAAGCTTTTGATCCAGACGACCCGGAACATATGCAGTGGATCTACTCCGAG GCTGTGAAGAGAGCTGAGCTTTTTGGCATTCCCGGGGTTACCTATACTCTTACTCAG GGTGTGGTAAAGAACATCATCCCTGCTATAGCTTCCACAAATGCAATCATATCAGCTGCATGTGCTTTGGAAACTTTGAAGATTGCATCTGGATGCAGTAAAACGTTATCGAATTACTTGAC GTATAATGGTGCTGAAGGTCTGCACACTAAAGTTACTGAGTTTGTGAGGGACAAGGATTGTCTTGTTTGTGGTCCTGGAATTCTTATTCAGCTGGATACTTCAGTCACATTGAAGAAG TTTATTGATCAACTAGAAGATCACCCGAAGCTGCATTTGTCCAGAGTTAGTGTTACATACAGGGGCAAGAATTTGTACATGCAGGTCCCTGCAGTACTGGAAGAGATGACTCGCTCAAACTTGGACAAACCGCTATATGAGCTGATGGATAAATGCGGGAAAGACGTTGTCCATGTCACTGGAGCCGCAGGGAAGAGTGGTGCGAAACAATCATGTTTGAGGAAGTTGCGAATTGTTTTTAAGGGAATTGATGGGGTGGTAGATATGGATGTGGCAAATGGAGCTTAG
- the LOC108199866 gene encoding NEDD8-activating enzyme E1 catalytic subunit isoform X2 has product MAEQLSNSRSRDLDKLLLRPGNLVGPTFEPGADLRNDLQEYAKVLVVGAGGLGCELLKDLAFSGFKNLEVIDMDRIDVSNLNRQFLFRFEDVGKPKAEVAAKRVMERVSGVNIVPHFCRIEDKELEFYSDFSIIALGLDSVEARSYINSVACSFLEYDADDNPREDTLKPMVDGGTEGFKGHARVIMPGVTPCFECTIWLFPPQVKFPLCTLAETPRTAAHCIEYAHLIKWDEVHGGKAFDPDDPEHMQWIYSEAVKRAELFGIPGVTYTLTQGVVKNIIPAIASTNAIISAACALETLKIASGCSKTLSNYLTYNGAEGLHTKVTEFVRDKDCLVCGPGILIQLDTSVTLKKFSYFVSAVTVY; this is encoded by the exons ATGGCGGAGCAACTCAGCAACAGCAGATCACGTGATCTCGACAAGCTTCTCCTTCGTCCCGGCAATCTCGTCGGCCCCACTTTCGAACCTGGAGCTGAT CTGAGGAATGATCTTCAAGAGTATGCTAAAGTGTTGGTTGTTGGAGCGGGTGGATTGGGTTGTGAGTTGCTCAAGGATTTGGCCTTTTCGGGGTTCAAGAACCTGGAAGTTATCGATATGGACCGGATTGATGTATCTAATTTGAACCGACAGTTTCTGTTTAG GTTTGAGGATGTTGGAAAGCCAAAGGCTGAGGTGGCTGCAAAACGGGTCATGGAGAGAGTTAGTGGTGTTAATATTGTCCCTCATTTTTGTCGAATTGAGGATAAAGAGCTAGAGTTTTATAGTGATTTCAGTATTATCGCTCTTGGTCTTGATTCCGTTGAGGCACGAAGCTACATAAATTCTGTTGCTTGCAGTTTTCTAG AGTATGATGCTGATGACAACCCAAGGGAAGATACATTGAAACCTATGGTAGATGGTGGAACTGAAGGATTTAAGGGTCATGCAAGGGTTATTATGCCAGGGGTCACACCATGCTTTGAATGTACCATTTGGCTTTTCCCGCCACAAGTCAAGTTTCCTTTATGCACACTTGCAGAAACTCCTCGAACTGCAGCTCATTGTATTGAGTACGCCCATCTGATTAAGTGGGATGAG GTTCATGGTGGTAAAGCTTTTGATCCAGACGACCCGGAACATATGCAGTGGATCTACTCCGAG GCTGTGAAGAGAGCTGAGCTTTTTGGCATTCCCGGGGTTACCTATACTCTTACTCAG GGTGTGGTAAAGAACATCATCCCTGCTATAGCTTCCACAAATGCAATCATATCAGCTGCATGTGCTTTGGAAACTTTGAAGATTGCATCTGGATGCAGTAAAACGTTATCGAATTACTTGAC GTATAATGGTGCTGAAGGTCTGCACACTAAAGTTACTGAGTTTGTGAGGGACAAGGATTGTCTTGTTTGTGGTCCTGGAATTCTTATTCAGCTGGATACTTCAGTCACATTGAAGAAG TTTTCTTACTTTGTGTCGGCTGTAACAGTTTATTGA